In Methanoregula formicica SMSP, the DNA window CAGGATTGTTGTCGGGATTCCTGCGATGGTACCGGCCTTTGCCGGGAGAACCTGAATGGTCACCGGCACGGTGTCGGACTCCATGCTGTTACCCAGCGCGTCACGGAACCGGAGTTTGCTGTCGAAGGTATACATCCCCGGCTCTGTCTCCCCGCTCACGGCAACCTCGTAGAGGGCAGTCGCGGTCTCCCCGGGGCGGATCTCGCCAAGGTACGCGACCGTGCCTTCTGCGGTGACTCCTCCATGGGTGGTGATCCGCGACTGGGTCTCATAGACCGTGGTCCTGCCGTTGTTCCGGTACGTGACCTCGATGTCATCATGCGAACCTGCTGCAACAGAAGGAACGGGGGATGTCACGGAGAAACTGATCTTGGAGCTTACCGGGATACCCACGGATTCGCTCCGGGAGGTGACGATCTCGCCCTCCCGGTTGGTATAGGTGACGGAGACATCGACCGGGTAAATCTGGTCAGCAGCGTCCTTGGAGGCAGAAATCTTGAACCGGGAGGAGATGATACCACCACTCGGGAAGTCCCCGACAAACGCGGTGCTGTCGGTCGGGATGACTGCGCTCGACCCGCTCTGCGTGAGTTTGACGCTCGCCTTAATGCCATCCTCGGGCCCGTCGTTTCGTATCTTGAGGACAACATACCCGGAAGTACCTGCACTGAGCGTGTCAGGAATGGCTTCGACCACCGCGATCTTTACCTCAGGTTTGATCCTGATGGTGACAGGGATGGTCGTGCTGGTTTTCGTGTAGGAGTACTGGTAGACATCAGCGACCTCCTGCCGCTCAATGTCGGGAACCTGGTAACTGATGGTCACCGGCAGCTGGTACTCGCCAATGGTTGCGTTCGAGGAGATCTTGGCGGAAAAGCTGACTGTCCTGCCTGCCCCCCCGGCGGGAATGTCGCCGACAAACTGCGGATCGCTCTTGACAATGATGGCATCGGTCCCCGAAGAGAGCCCGATCGTTGAGAATTTCGCCGTTGTCGGGAGGTCCTCGTAGCTGATCGTGCCCTGGTTGAGCTGTTTGAGCGTACTGACGCCGGTATTCCTGATGAGGATGGTAATGGTGGCATCCTCTCCCGGGGAGAACTCATTGGTTCCCACCACGCTGGCAGAGAGATCCGGGCTTCCCTGGAGGTATTTGGTTGCTGCGGAAGCCGGGATGATGACCGCTGCTGCGCAGACAAGGATGGCGATTGCGACAAGGGCAGCATTGCCACAAGTCCTGGAAAAACGGGAATGGGCCATGTTCTTCCCCGTTACTGGAGTTTCTTCTTACGGTAGTAATAGAATCCGGCAGCTGCGATGACGACCAGGACCAGCAGGGCCAGGAGTACCGGGTTGCCGGTGAGGGTTGACATGAAGTTCTTTTCGGGCACCACTTCAACATTGAGTTTTATGGGGTCCGAGACAACCTGGTTGTCAAGGGAATCGCGGTAGCGGACCTCAGCATCGATACCGTACGATTTCACGGTTGCAGTGCCATCGGCGGAAACAAGGAACGAGGCCTCTTTCATCTCTCCGGGA includes these proteins:
- a CDS encoding COG1361 S-layer family protein codes for the protein MAHSRFSRTCGNAALVAIAILVCAAAVIIPASAATKYLQGSPDLSASVVGTNEFSPGEDATITILIRNTGVSTLKQLNQGTISYEDLPTTAKFSTIGLSSGTDAIIVKSDPQFVGDIPAGGAGRTVSFSAKISSNATIGEYQLPVTISYQVPDIERQEVADVYQYSYTKTSTTIPVTIRIKPEVKIAVVEAIPDTLSAGTSGYVVLKIRNDGPEDGIKASVKLTQSGSSAVIPTDSTAFVGDFPSGGIISSRFKISASKDAADQIYPVDVSVTYTNREGEIVTSRSESVGIPVSSKISFSVTSPVPSVAAGSHDDIEVTYRNNGRTTVYETQSRITTHGGVTAEGTVAYLGEIRPGETATALYEVAVSGETEPGMYTFDSKLRFRDALGNSMESDTVPVTIQVLPAKAGTIAGIPTTILVAGLILVVLAAGIGYMAYLRKTKPQ